A region from the Leptolyngbya iicbica LK genome encodes:
- the glmU gene encoding bifunctional UDP-N-acetylglucosamine diphosphorylase/glucosamine-1-phosphate N-acetyltransferase GlmU translates to MAGKLAVVVLAAGKGTRMKSSLPKVLHPLGGRSLVECVLDSLTDVDPTHRLVVVGYEADQVRTALAHLTDVTFVEQTEQLGTGHAVQQVLPHLQDFEGDLLVLNGDVPLLRPATLRQLLEVHQTRQNEATLLTAQFLDPTGYGRVFCNDDDVVTEIIEHRDCTEAQRQNRRINAGVYCFKWSALSKILPALKADNDQQEYYLTDVVKDMTPVMAVDVDDAQEIQGINNRKQLAEAYSILQDRIKDEWMAAGVTFLEPDTSTVDITVQIESDVIIEPQTHLRGNTVIGSGCRIGPGSLIENSVIGSNATILYSTLSDSQVGDGVRVGPYAHLRGQAVVGDNCRIGNFVEIKKSTLGDRVNVAHLSYLGDATLGNQVNVGAGTITANYDGVKKHPTVIGDRTKTGSNSVLVAPVTLGADVTVGAGSVVTKDVADDSLVVARAKQSTIPGWRSQRYAQSDDA, encoded by the coding sequence ATGGCAGGAAAGCTCGCGGTAGTGGTGTTGGCAGCAGGCAAAGGCACACGGATGAAGTCGTCATTGCCGAAAGTGTTGCATCCCCTCGGCGGGCGATCGCTGGTGGAATGCGTCCTCGACAGTCTTACCGATGTGGATCCGACCCATCGCCTGGTCGTCGTGGGCTACGAAGCCGACCAAGTCAGAACTGCCTTAGCCCATTTGACCGATGTCACCTTTGTTGAGCAGACCGAGCAGCTGGGCACGGGCCATGCCGTACAGCAGGTGCTGCCCCACTTGCAAGACTTTGAGGGCGACCTACTCGTGCTGAATGGCGATGTGCCGCTATTGCGTCCGGCGACCCTGCGCCAACTGCTGGAGGTGCATCAGACCCGGCAAAATGAAGCGACGCTGTTGACGGCGCAATTTCTTGACCCCACTGGCTATGGTCGCGTCTTTTGCAATGATGACGACGTGGTAACCGAAATCATCGAGCATCGCGACTGCACCGAAGCCCAACGCCAAAACCGCCGCATTAACGCGGGGGTCTACTGCTTCAAATGGTCAGCCCTGTCCAAGATTTTGCCCGCACTCAAAGCCGATAATGATCAACAGGAGTACTACCTGACGGACGTGGTCAAAGATATGACCCCCGTCATGGCTGTCGATGTGGACGATGCCCAAGAGATTCAGGGCATCAACAACCGTAAGCAGCTGGCCGAAGCCTACAGCATTTTGCAAGACCGCATTAAAGATGAGTGGATGGCGGCAGGCGTCACCTTTTTAGAACCTGATACCAGCACCGTTGATATTACGGTGCAGATTGAGTCGGACGTGATTATTGAGCCGCAAACCCACCTGCGGGGCAATACCGTCATCGGTTCTGGCTGTCGCATTGGCCCCGGTAGTCTGATCGAAAATTCTGTCATCGGCAGCAACGCCACGATCCTCTATTCCACGTTGTCGGACAGTCAGGTGGGGGATGGTGTGCGAGTTGGACCCTATGCTCACCTGCGGGGGCAAGCGGTGGTGGGCGATAACTGCCGCATTGGAAACTTTGTGGAAATCAAGAAATCGACCTTGGGCGATCGCGTCAACGTGGCTCACCTCTCATATCTCGGTGATGCGACCTTGGGCAATCAGGTCAATGTCGGCGCGGGTACCATCACCGCGAACTATGACGGCGTGAAAAAGCATCCCACGGTGATTGGCGATCGCACCAAAACAGGCTCCAATAGCGTCTTGGTTGCCCCAGTCACCCTTGGCGCTGATGTTACCGTTGGGGCTGGTTCCGTTGTCACCAAAGACGTCGCCGATGACTCCCTGGTGGTGGCCCGCGCCAAGCAAAGTACGATTCCGGGCTGGCGCTCTCAGCGGTATGCCCAATCTGATGACGCCTGA